The DNA window GGCGGCGGCCGGCGCTCGCGATCGCCGGCGCGGTCACCGTCGCCGCGACGGCGGGGCTCGATCGCGTACTGGTGCGCTGGGTGCTCACCCGGCCGCAGCTCGTCGTCGACCCGATGAACAACGAGAACAGCTTCCCCAGCGGCCACGTCGCCATGTCGACCTCGGCGCTGCTCGGCCTGCTGATCGTGGTCCCGGTCGCCTGGCGCGGCTGCACCGCGCTGCTCGGTTCGGCACTCGTCGTCGGCATCGCGGAGATGACGATGACCGTCGGCTGGCACCGGCTCAGCGACACCGTCGGCGGGAACCTGCTCGCGCTCGGCGTCGCCTGCGTCGCGGTCGCGGTGCTCGTCCGGCTCGGCGGCGTGCGCACTCCTTCCCTGCGCTGGCCGCCGCTCGCGCGCATGGTGGCGATCGCGCCGCTGCTCGGATACGCCGCCTGGACCGTGGTTCGCTCCGCGGGACCCGCCTACGACGTGCTGACGCGCGGCGCCGCCGCCGACCCGAGGCAGACGTGGGCGGCGGCGGGCGGACTCGCGACCGTCGTCAGCGCGCTGACCGTGGTCACCTTCCTCGGGTTGCTGGCCAAGGACGAACCGGCACCGGTGAAACGCCCCCTCTGACGTGCGAGGATGAGGTCATGGCCAAAGCACTCCACCTGACCGGCAACGCCGACGCGGACAAGCTGCTCAGCAAGGATCCGTTCGCGCTGCTGACGGGGCTGCTGCTGGACCAGCAGTTCCCGATGGAACACGCCTTCGCGGGACCGCAGAAGATCGCGGACCGGATGGACGGGTTCAGCATCACCAAGATCGCGGACACCGATGTCGAAGAGTTCGTGGAGCTGTGCGTGACCCCGCCCGCGATCCACCGCTACGGCGGTTCGATGGCACGTCGCGTGCACGCGCTGGCGCACCACGTGCTGGAGCACTACGACGGCAAGGCCGACAAGATCTGGAAGTCCGGCAAGCCCGACGCGAAAGAGGTGCTGCGCCGGGTGAAGGCCCTGCCGGGCTACGGCGACCAGAAGGCCAAGATCTTCGTCGCGCTGCTGGGCAAGCAGCTCGGCGTCACCCCGGACGGCTGGCGGGAGGCGGCGGGGGCCTACGGCGACGAGGGCTCGCGGCGGTCCATCGCGGACGTCACCAGCCCGGAAACACTGGCCGAGGTCCGTGCTTTCAAGAAGGCGGCAAAAGCGGCCGCGAAGGCGAAATAGCTCCAGCAGCGAAAAAGGCGGGCCGGCGTAATTCCACCGGCCCGCCTTTTTCGTCGGCGCCACTCGACCCAACCTGGCACACGAGCAGGAACGGGGTTGCCCGATCGTCCTTTTATCCTGACCTCTCACACCTTCACGGCACGACACAAGCCCATGAGCTGCGTCGATGACGTCGAATATCTCCCGATAAACAGGTTGCCATGTAGTGTCGTGGATCACAGATGGCCATCTTATCGCGTTCACGGACATCCTTGCCTATGAAAGCGGAACGCCACCGCGAAACAGCGGAAACGCGATATCGAGGAGAAGAAATGAACGTCAAGGGAATCATCAGTGGCACCGCGGTCCGGCGTGGCGCGACGGCGGTCGTCGCACTGGCGGCGGCGGTGGGGGCACTCGGCGCCTGCTCCGGCGAGCAGACCGGTGGAACCGCCGCGGGGAGCCCCACCGCGGGCGCCGGCGCCGGACTCGGCGCCGCCCCGGTGAACACCCCGGACACCGTGCCAGCCGACCCGGCGGCCGACGCCAAGGACGAAGTCTCGGCGGAGACGCCGGACGCGCCACAGGGCAACGCGGGCGGCCAGGGCGCGGCGATGGACGCGAAGGGCACCAGGGGCCACGGCGGCTTCAAGACGCCGGAGTGCAAGAAGCTGAAGGTGACGACATCGCAGCCGAGGAAGCTCAACGGCAGCGAAACCCAGTGGCAGCTCCCGATCATCCTGACCAACCAGGGCGGCACGGCGTGCGTCGTGCGCGGCTTCCCCGGCGCGCGGCTGGATGGTGCCGACGGCACCTCGTGGGACATGCGGCGCACGACCGAACCGAAGAGGCCGATGACGCTGGCGCCCGGCCAGCACACCGTCGCGAACCTCACCTACCTCACCGACGACTCCCCCAGCGGCTGGAAGGTCGCCAGGATGGCGGTGACCCCGCCGCACACCTACAACACGCAGATCCTGGCCTGGCCGGTGCCGAGCAACCTGGTCAAGCAGGACGGCGCGACCCACCCCGGCACCTACATCAGCCCGATCCAGGTCCGGTGACCCGCGGCCGAAAGCGGGTGGGGCGGCCGGGATTCCGGCACCCCGCCCGTTCGGCGCCGATCAGGCACGCCTTGCCTGTGGCTCAGGCGATTAGCAGTCGCGTCGGCTACCGCGCCCCCTTCACCCGCGGGTCGTCCTCATCGACCAGGTCCGACACGGTGACCCGTTCCATGGAAGCGACCGCCGAGGCAACCTCGCGAGTCTTCTCAGCGGGCCAGCTTGCCTCCACTTCGGGCCCCATGTGACGTTTCACAACGTTCACGGCATCCACTTCACCGGCGATCTGGATCCCGCGGTTGCTACGCCTCTCCGCCAGTGCCTGCCGGTGGTTCTGCCACTCCATGACCATCCGCATCATCTTGTGCAGGCCGAGTACCGCGGCAGTTCCGTAGGCGATCGGCTTGGAGTTCTCCGCCAACGCACCGAGCACGTTCACCCACGGACTGGCAAGTGAGCTTCGAATGATCGAAAATCCCGCGTCAACCCCACGAAAATCTCGCTCGAGGGCGCTCTCGGCAGCAGCCAGGTACGCGCCGACTCCATAACTTGACGATTCATGGCCCGCTTGAGAACGAGGCGATTCAAAAACTTCCCACCCTTGTGGAGGTGGGGGAATTTCCGCCGTCGGATCTGCTTGCCACACCAGCGGGCGTCGATGCACGGCCTGAACCTGCCCGGGAAGTGCCACGCTCTCGCCCGCCGCAATACGGATGCAGTGCCGTTGGATGACGTCGAGGCACGCAATCTGCCTCGCGAGCAACGTGGACATTGGCCGGTCCCCCAGATCTATCTCCAGGTAGAGAAGCTCAAGCCTGGTCTGCATGTGCGCCTCGATACTCATGGCCATCATTAAACACTGTCTCGCCGGACGCTCCGGCAAGATGAACAAAACCAAATAAGATGACGTGCCGACTCCAGGTAAAGCACATAAGCCACAACTTCGAAAAATCTCGAAACCAGTTCAATACAGCATCGACCCGACCTTGATCAATACTCAAGGAGGATCGCGAGTTCATGGGGCTGCTCAGGTCCGAAAAGGAGGGTCGTCGCGCCAGGGCGGTGGCCGATTACATCTGCCTGCTCACCGAAGCGCAGGCGGTGGATCTCGGGGAGCGCCTCAGCGGCCGGTCCCGCAACTCGATGTTCGGTACGTGGTTCGCTTAGTGCCACCCGACCGCGGAGGAGGATCCGATGCTGCCCGTGATCTACTCGATGAGCGTGTCACTGGACGGTTACATCGCGAAACCCGACGGCGACATCGGCTGGACCGCGCCCGACGCGGAGCTGTTCCGCTTCCACACCGAGCAGACCCGCCGCCTCGCCGCGTACCTGTGCGGACGCCGCCTGTACCAGAGCATGCTGGTGTGGGAGAACGCCGAGCAGACCATGCCCGGCGAGGCGGAGCTGGAGTTCGCCCGGATCTGGCGGCCGATCCCGAAAGTGGTGTTCTCCGGGACGCTGGATTCGGTCGTGGGCAACGCGCGGCTGGCCACCGACGACATCGCCACCGAGATCCGCAGGCTCAGCGACCGGCCTGGCGACGGCGTGGTGTCCATCGCGGGCGCGGGGCTCGCCGCGGCCGCCATCGCCGGGGACCTGATCGACGAGTACCGCCAGTTCGTCAAGCCGGTCGTCCTCGGCGGCGGCACGCCGTACTTCCCGCCGCTCGCCGAACCACTCGGCCTGCGGCTTACCGAGTCCAGGACTTTCAGCTCCGGGACCCTCTACCTCCGTTACCAGCGCACGCGCCAAGTCAGCGAGGGGTGAGCAGGCCGCGATGGTAGGCCTCGGCGACGGCGGCCGCCCGGTCCTTGACGCCGAGCTTGCCGTAGATGTTCAGCAGGTGCGTCTTCACGGTGGCCTCCGTGATGAACAGCCGCGCCGCCGCCTCCTTGTTGGTGGTCCCGGCCGCGACGAGCTGGAGCACCTCCAGTTCCCGCTGGCTCAACGGCCCCGCGGCGGGCGTCCGCACCCGGTTCATCAGCACCGCGGCCACCGAGGGGGACAGCACAGCCTGGCCGCGCGCGGCGGATCTGACCGCCCGCAGCAGTTCGGCCCTCGGCGCGTCCTTGAGCAGATAACCGGTCGCGCCCGCCTCGATCGCCGGGAGCACGTGGCTGTCGGTGTCGTAGGTGGTCAGCACCAGCACGCGGGCCGCGACCCCGCGCCTGGCCAGTTCGGCGATCGCGGTCAGCCCGTCCAGCACCGGCATGCGCAGGTCCAGCAGGATCACGTCGGGTGCCAGTTCCTCCGCGAGCCGGATCGCTTCGACACCGTCGGCGGCCTCGCCGAGCACCTCGAATTCGGGCTCTCGCGCGAACATGCTGCTGAGCCCGTCCCGCACGACGGGGTGGTCGTCCGCGATCAGCAGCCGGATCGGATCCTGCCCGCTCACGCGTCCGCTCCCGGCGGCGCGACCGGGACACGGGCCGAAATTCCCGTGCCCTGCCCCGGTTCCGATTCGATTTCCACCGTGCCCGACACCCCTTCGATCCGCTGGCGCATCGCGACGAGGCCGAATCCGCCGTCGCGGACCCGTGCCTGGTCGAAGCCCCTGCCGTCGTCGCGCACGTCCAGCGCGACCTCCTGCTCCAAATAGGACAGTGTGACGCCGACCCTGGTCGCGTGCGCGTGCTTGGCCACGTTGGCCAGCGCCTCCTGCACCGCGCGCAGCAGCGCGAACTCGGCTTCCGGCGGCATCGCGCGCACCGTCCCGGTGGTCATCACTTCGACACCCACACCGTGCAAAGTGGACCACCGCTCGGCGACGGCGGCGAGCGCGTCGCCCAACCGCGCGGTCTGCAACGGTTCGGGGCGCAGTTCGTGCACGGAACGCCGCGCCTCCGACAGGCTTTCCCTCGCCAGCCTGGTCGCCGCGTCCACGTGCCTCGGCCATTCCGCCGGATCAGCGGCGGCGTGCTCGGCGGCCTGCAGCTGGGTGATGATCCCGGTCAGTCCCTGCGCGAGGGTGTCGTGGATCTCGCGCGCCATCCGCTGCCGCTCCTGGTGCACACCGACCTCCCTTGCCCACACCAGCAACCGCTCGTGCAAACCGGCGTTCTCCGCCGCGGTCGTCTCCAGCCTGCGGTTCGCCTCGCGCAGTTCTTCGAGGGTCCTCTTCCGCTGCTCGTTCTGTTCCGCGTTGCGCCAAGCGAACCAGGCGAATCCGCACATCGGGAGCACGTTCACGGCCAGGATGGCCAGGTAGGTCAGCACACCCAGAAAAGTCGACATGTCGACCGAGCTGGCTTGCGCGGTCCCCGCCACCACCGCCACCGCGGCGACGCCGGGCAGCAGCCACGGCCACGGCAGGAGCCGGAACGCGTAGACGTAAGCCGCGGGCGCGAAACAGCCGAACCACGGATCCCTGACCACGAGCACGGCCATGATGGCCACCAGCCCGGCCAGGAACAGCGCCATCAGGCGCGGCTCGTCCCGCCACGAGGGGCGCGCCGTGAACATCACCAGCATCCACACCGCGGCCAGCGCGCACAGGGCGAGGTCGACGAGCAGCGAGGTCGTCTCCGCGTGCTTCACCACCGCGGTGACCGCGGTCAGCACCGCCAGCAGCAGGTAGGGGCCGACGGTGACCACCGGCCGCCGCCGGTGCGCCCAAGCGTCCACCCAGGACTGCGGAACCGATCTCAGCACGACCCGAACCTAGCCGCGACCGGTGAACACCGAACGCAGGTGCCCACCGTTGACGAGCACCACGACCCCGATCAGCAGCAGCCCGCACACGCCCTGCTCGATCCGCATCCACAGCGGGAGGAACCCGGGGAGCGCGACGATGACCGCGATGGCCACGACCATGACGGCCGAAACGATCCGCAGGCGGAGGTACGCGCGGGGGCGGCCGCGCCCGGTGCCGACGGCGAAGAACAGCATCAGCAGCGACGTGAGGGCCACGATGCCGCCCCGGACCCAGACCGCGTCGTTCACCATCGCGGCGTCGTCGCGCATCAGGTACGCGGCGAGGAGCGTGAGCACACTGAGGACGACGTAGCAGCCGACGAGGATCCTCACGCCGCGAAACAACGCGAGAGTGCGCGGGTGCTTCAGTGCTTCCTCGGAGATCGCAGCGTTCATGGTGGAGTCCTTGTCCGTGTCCGGCGCCAGCCTGTTGCGTGGTGGCCAGCGTCGCAACTCGGGGCGCCGCCGCACATCGACCGATCTCCGGAGCGCGTGGCTGAGCTTCGCGACCAGCCGGGCAGTGGAGTCCGATCCACCGATCGGCTGATCGCGGGCTTTTCGAGCGCACGAGCGTCAAGTGTTACCGCCTCGCCTGAACGAAGGCCATGCCGTTGCCGCGCACGCTTGGAGCTGAACAGCTCACCCCAAAAGGGCTAGAGACAACTAGCGACGACGAGCTCGACTATTCCAATAGAGAATACTGAGAAGCAGCGCGGTAATATTCAGTATCAACACGATAACACCCAACACAGGGGGATACATGTCATTGACTGCAAGAAAAAAGTTGGCCGAAAGAAGTAAACTCAGAAGAAAATTTGATACCCCTTCCTTCCAGCTGACCAGCCCTACCGTTCCTCCCCGAAGATCGATGCTCAGCGTTCTCCACATACTCTTCTTAGCCATATTACGCGTCACCCTTCTACTCTCAAGATTAACACATCAACCACGACGCCACACCCGCTCCGACCCCCGCACCTGCCATGAACAAAGCAAAGGGAGGAAGCAAGAAACCGCCCGCAGCCCATCCTGCTCCCGCACCGATCGACCCCAAGCCGCAGAGCCGGGATTCCGACCAGAATGGTTCTTCGGGTTTTGGCGGCGGGGGTGTGAGGAGGTTGTCCCGCAGATAGCGGCACCCGAGGTTGAGGGGCGTGTTGCAGTCGGGGTTGGTGATCATGCCGGGGCCGCAGAGCATCTGGGTAACGAAGTTTCCGGCGCCGCCGCGTTGCTGGCATCCGGCCGGCGTGGGTCCGGCGCCGCCGTAGCCACCTCCGGAGCCACCTCCGCCGCCGGGTGGCAGCACGGAAGGCTTGGCGAGCGCGTCGCGCAGGGCCGCGGTGGCGGCTCGCGCGGCCGCTTGCGCGTTCCGGCCCGCAGCGAGCGCGTCAGCGTGGGCGCGTGCGGCGGCGGCGTTGGCAGCTCGCGCGGCGTTGCTCGCAGACGCCGCGGAGGCGTTCGCGGCTCGTGCCGACTTGGCGGCGTCACGTGCCTGTCCGACCGCGATGTTCGCCGCTCGACGGGCCGCGGCGGCCGACTGGGCCGCTCGCCTGGCCGAGTCCTCGGCGGCGCGAGCGGATCGCCGGGCGTGATTGGCGTGCGCGCGAGCTTGGTCGGCGGAGGACTTGGCTTGGTCGGCGTATCCGCGCGCTTCCGCGGCTGCGCCGCGGGCCGTGGCAGCGGCTTGTGCGGCTCGTGCCGCGTCCGCACGCGCCGTGGTCGCTGTGCGCATTGCCTGCGCGACAAGCGCTTTGACGGCTGCGACGTGCGACGCGGTGTTCTCGTCCCGGCGGCGGGCGTTGTGCTGACCGACTTGGAGGAACGCTTGCGGGAACCAGGAGGGGCCTGTCAACGCGATCTGCGCGGTGGCTTCGAGTTCGGCGGCGCCGGTTCCGAGCAGTCGCGCGGTTTCGAACCGGTCGTCGGCGGCAGCGGCGCGGGGAAGGCCCTGTTTCAAGAAGTCTCGACGTTGCGCGTCGGTGCCGTCAAGGGCGGCCTGTGCCGCCCGTTCGGTCGCGGGACGCCCGGTCCCCAGCAGCTGTGCGATGCGGAATCTGTCGTCGGTCGCTCTTCCCTCGTAGTCCTGGGTGCGTAAGAACTCCTGCACGGCGGGATGACTGCCGGCAAGGGCTTTTTCGGCGGCGGCTTTCAACGCCGGTTTCTCGCTGCTGTCGGCGAGGTAGCGAGTGCGAGCGCGATCGTCTTGTTCCGCGGCGATCGCTCGACGGGTCGTGACGAACTCAGTGACCTCTGCCGGAGATCCGGCGAGGGCGTGCTCCGCCGCCACCCTGGTCCACGGACCGCCGGTCTTGATCAGGTTCGCCGCCGCCTTGCGCCCTTCCGCCAGGACGGTCTCCGGTGCCGCGCCCGGTGCGGCAGCGGCGTCGAGCTGCTGCCGGGTCTCCTCGCCTATGCGGGTGTTCTCGGCCTCGTCCCATGCCGCGTCGGACTGCTGGTCCTGTTCCTCGGTCCGCAATTGTCGTGCGGCTTGGCTTGCCTGCTCGGTACGGGCTTGCAGTTGCTCGACTTCGGTCTTGCGCGCGGTTTCCTCGACCTCGCCCGCCCGTGTCGCCGCCGCCGTGGCGATGTCGGCGGCTTTGATCGCGTTGACCGCGTGCGCCATGGCCTCGTTGGCCGCGTTCGTCGCCTGGGACGCGGCATCGGCCGCCTGGTACGCCGCAGTAGCGGCATTGTCCGCGTGCGCGGCTGCCTGGTTCGCGGCATCCCGTGCCTGTGCCGCGGCCTGCCCTGACTGCCGGGCGAGCGCTTCGGCCGCGTTGGCCGCACGGGTGGCGCGTCCGGCGGCCGCACGCGCCCTGGCGGCCGCGTTCGCGGCGATTCTTGCCTGCTTGCCCGCGTTCTTCGCGTGCCCACCCGCCGCGGCGGCCGCAGCAGCCGCGGCGGCGGCGTTGGCGCCTGCGCCGCTGGCTGCCCGCGCCGCGTTTCCCGCCTGGCTGGCGGCGGCGCTGGCGTGACCGGCCGCTGCGGCGGCCTGACGGGCACCGGCGGCGGCGGCGCGCGCCTCGTCGGCCGCCTTGCGGGCGACGACCGACTGCCTGTTGTCCCGCGCCGCAGCGGAAGCGGCGGAAAACGCTCGTGAGGCCGCACCTCCAGCGGCCGACGCCGCGACGGCCGCACGGGACGCTGCAGTCGCCGCGACGCGTGCCGCGGCCGTGGCCTGCCCTGCCGCGGTCATCGCCGTCTGCGCGGCTCGTGCCGCGCCGGTGGCGGCATCGGCCGCCCGGCCCGCCGCTTCTCCGGCACGTCCGGCGGAGTCCTTGGCCGCCGCGGCTTCCCGTGCCGCGCGTTCGGAGGCTTCCCTCGCTATCCGGGACGCGGTGATCGCCCGCTCTGCGGCGTCTTCCGCCGCGCGCGTTTGCGTCGCGGCTTCTCTTCCGGCCCGATCCGCTTGACCGGCCAGTTCCGCCACGGTGGCGGTCTCCTGATCGCGTGCTCGTGCGAGGTTCTGCCCGTTGTCCAGGAACTCGCGCAGTGCCTGCGCGCTGCCCGCGTCCAGCGCCTGTTGGGCGGCTTTTTCCAGCTGCGGGCCGCCGGTGCCCAGCATGCTGGCGACGCGCATCCGGTCATCGGCCTGCCGGGCCGTGGGCAGTCCCGTCGTCAGGAAGTTCTCCATGGCCTGCTGCGTACCGTCATCCAGCGCCCGTTGCGCGGCTTCGTCGACCTTGCGGCCATCGCCGAGGAACCGGGCGACCTGCAGCCGGAGGTCGGCCTTCCACGGTTCCCGCCAGCCCGTACGCAGCAACGTCCGCTGTGCCTCGACCGACGCGCCCAACGCGTTCTGGACCGCCTCGGCCAGCTTGCGCCCGCCCACATCCAGCAACTGCGCCGTGCGGAACCGGACATCGGTGTCCGCCGCGCGATACTGCTCGGCGCGGAGGAACGCGGCCAGTTCGGCCTCGCTCCCAAGCAGGGCGGCTTCCGCCGCGCGCGCCGTCGCTGGGCCACCCGTGGTCATCAACCGCACCACTCCCGCGCGATCGTTCGCGGGGGCGGGAAGTTCGAACACCGGCTTGTCCTCGGTGTCCTGGGACGAAACGGGCAGCACCGTGGCGGCGATCGCCGAGCCGCCGTGCGCCTCGGCTCCGAAAACGATGACGGCCAGCGCGACCGCGACTGTACGGGCTCTCGTGCCGAGAACAGACGTCAACCTCATTGACTTCCCTCTACCGGAATAATTCAAATAAACACAATGAATTGAACACACGAATACAGGCCGCGAAACCACTGACCGTGACCCTCAACCAGGAATACCGCATCGACAACCCCGGCAGAGCCAACGAAAGGTGTTGACTGGCGGATAGTTTCAGGAAACACCCCGAGAACAGTCACCGCCATCACATCCGCACTGCGGCACCTACCATTCGCCAACTCCAATGTGCTGTAGTGGCCGAGCTGGCCAGAAGGTTCGATCACGCCAGCCGGACGCTCGCCGATATACCCGGAAGATGAGCGACAGCGAATTAGACGAGGAGCCCCCATGCAATCGTGGACCAAGCGCGTCGTGGTCGGCGCGCTCGGCGTGCTCGCCGCGGCAACCATGACCACCACCAGCGGTCCAGCCAGGGGGTCCGAGGTCCACACACCCTCGGGTCCGCAGAGAAGTACGGTGGAGGACTACGCATACCCTGGCGCGGACCGCATCTACGCCGATCGCGGCATCCGGCTCAAGTCCGGCGACGGCAACATACTGCTCGTCGATTGCGCGGATCGCACGGATGTGCTGACGATCAACACCAGCAAAGGTGAATCGTTCTGCTTCTCGATCAGAGGCCCGAAAGGCTATCTGAGCCTGGAAGTGCACGAGGTATTCCTCGCGAAAGGCGATGGCCACGACATCCAGATGACGCTGAACGCCAAGGGACGCGCCACCACCGTGCCGGTCACCAAGAAGAAGTGGACCAAAATAGGTGAAGCGGCCAACCCGGCCAGCGGTCCGGCAACGCTGATCGAGATCAAAGCCACTGGCACCGCCTCGCCCCGATGATTCGATGACCGATCAAGGAAACACCTCGGCGTTCGGCGAACCGGGCTCCCAAAACCGCAACACACCCCGCAAGGAGCTGTACCCCGTGTCCTCAAGAAACCCTTTTCGATGGCGAGCCGTAGCGCTCACCGCGCTGATCGTCACCGCGGCGGGTGTGCTGGCGGCGCCGTCGGTGTCGGCGATCAGTGGTGGTGCCCCGGCGGCGGATCGCAGTTACCGGTTCGTCGCGAAGGTCGCCGTCGGGGAGCAGAGCTGCACCGGCGCGCTGGTCGATCCGCAGTGGCTGCTCACCGCGGCCAGTTGTTTCGCCGATTCGGTGGATCAGGGGTTCCACATCCCCGCCGGGCCCCCACGGAAGCAGGCCACGGCGGTCATCGGCCGTACCATCCTGACCCACGACGACGGCCAGGTCGCCACCATCACCGAGCTGGTGCCCAAGGGCGACCGCGACCTCGTGCTCGCGAAACTCGCCGCCCCCGTCACCGGCATCGCCCCCGTCGCGATCGCCCGCACCGCACCGAAACCAGGGGATGTCCTGCGGATCGCCGGCTACGGGCGCACCGCCACCGACTGGGTCCCCGACCGACTGCACACCGCCACCTTCACCACCGGTGAACTCACCGCCACCACCGTCGCCATCACCGGCAACGACCCCGCCACCGCCTCCACCTGCCGCGGTGACGCGGGCGGCCCCGCCCTCCGCGAAAACGGCAACAACGTCGAGCTGGTCGGGGTCAACAGCGTGTCCTGGCAAGGCGGCTGCCTCGGCGAAACCGAAACCCGCACCGGCTCCACCGAAGTCCGCGCCGACAACACCAGCGACTGGATCCGCGAAACGGTGCCCAACCTCGCCATCACCTGCAAACCCGCCGCCCCGATCTTCACCACCCGCGCCGACGGCTCACTCTGGCTCTACCAGCACACCGACCCCCGAGGCGGCGCGTTCTCCTGGATCACCAACACCGGCCGAGCCATCGGCTCCGGCTGGCTCAACTCCCGCGCCATCGCCGCACCCGACGGCGTGCTCTACCAAGCCAACGGCAACGGCGAACTCCGCCGCTTCCACTGGAACGGCACCAGCTGGGACCGGAGCACCGGCGCCTACTACCAGATCATCGACCGCGGCTGGGGCCGCTACGCCACCCCCGGGTACCGCAACCGCATCACCGTCGACGCCACCGGCCACATCTACACCATCGAACCCGACGGCAACCTGCACCGCCGCACCTACGACCCCACCACCAAGAAATGGGACCACCGCGTCCTCAACGACGACTGGGGCAAGTACGACCTCATCGTCGCCGCCGGCGACGACATCCTCTACGCCCGCACACCCAACGGCGACCTGTTCCGCTTCGCCTACAACCCCGCCACCGGCGAATGGACCCAGTGGGCCAAACCCTCCGGCACCGGCTGGCACATCTTCAAAACCATCACCTCACCCGGCGCCGACGTCCTCTACGGCTCCTACCCCGCCGAAGACGGCGCCCTGCTCTGGTACCGCTACCTCCCCGCCAGCGGCAACTGGGCCGACACCGGCCGCACCACCGGCAAACTCATCGGACACGGCTGGTACCGCCTCCACGACATGACCGCCACCCCCAGCACCTGCCACCTCACCACCTAATCGTTGATCGCCAGCTTTTCGAGCGTGCTCGAAAAGCTACCTGGTCCAGACAACGTTTTCGGGCCTGCCGACGACAACGAAGCGGCAAGACCACTGGGGAGCCCCGTTCCCGGGGCAAGGAGAGATCGTCATGCTCGACCGTGCTCGGCAGAAACCTGCCGTCATCGAGGTGTCCGCGGAAAGACCGACCGCGGCGGTGCGGGAGCTGCTGCCCGCCGTCGTG is part of the Amycolatopsis sp. CA-230715 genome and encodes:
- a CDS encoding tachylectin-related carbohydrate-binding protein; amino-acid sequence: MTDQGNTSAFGEPGSQNRNTPRKELYPVSSRNPFRWRAVALTALIVTAAGVLAAPSVSAISGGAPAADRSYRFVAKVAVGEQSCTGALVDPQWLLTAASCFADSVDQGFHIPAGPPRKQATAVIGRTILTHDDGQVATITELVPKGDRDLVLAKLAAPVTGIAPVAIARTAPKPGDVLRIAGYGRTATDWVPDRLHTATFTTGELTATTVAITGNDPATASTCRGDAGGPALRENGNNVELVGVNSVSWQGGCLGETETRTGSTEVRADNTSDWIRETVPNLAITCKPAAPIFTTRADGSLWLYQHTDPRGGAFSWITNTGRAIGSGWLNSRAIAAPDGVLYQANGNGELRRFHWNGTSWDRSTGAYYQIIDRGWGRYATPGYRNRITVDATGHIYTIEPDGNLHRRTYDPTTKKWDHRVLNDDWGKYDLIVAAGDDILYARTPNGDLFRFAYNPATGEWTQWAKPSGTGWHIFKTITSPGADVLYGSYPAEDGALLWYRYLPASGNWADTGRTTGKLIGHGWYRLHDMTATPSTCHLTT